Proteins from one Mesorhizobium sp. M9A.F.Ca.ET.002.03.1.2 genomic window:
- the tssG gene encoding type VI secretion system baseplate subunit TssG, translating into MADDARQSLPDLEKFDLDRVEGLSDTFDFFELLRRLERRGGLFGYSGHADREPARLGQHVRLSFSAKDVVEFREATDKTPGKDRAPARVTVANLGLMGPEGPMPLHLTRWVLDRLSQRWFTGADAQQTSDTTFVDFVNILQHRMIALYYRAWADAHPAVQVERAVGGRVRAMLEAMAGIGLPGTHNPDLDAVKLRQAASLASQVDGPERLTLFLAEAFKVPVQIKEFVATWMTIPATLQTRLAQAFAVLGRGATIGPRVFSRQSRIELRVGPLGYEEFKAFLPGGQRLKMFKQAVRDMVGESLDVDLRIVLAREAVPQPRIGAVQLGRTTWLARPAERGDADDMRLRTIVGWRPEMTGVAA; encoded by the coding sequence ATGGCCGATGACGCCCGGCAATCGCTACCTGATCTAGAAAAATTCGACCTGGACCGGGTCGAAGGGCTGTCTGATACATTCGACTTCTTCGAACTGTTGCGCCGACTCGAACGGAGGGGCGGGCTGTTCGGCTATTCCGGCCACGCGGATCGCGAGCCGGCGAGGCTCGGACAGCATGTGCGCCTTAGCTTTTCCGCCAAGGACGTGGTTGAGTTCCGCGAAGCCACGGACAAGACGCCGGGGAAGGACAGGGCGCCGGCCCGGGTCACGGTTGCAAATCTCGGGCTGATGGGACCGGAAGGCCCCATGCCGCTTCATTTGACACGCTGGGTGCTCGATCGTCTGTCGCAGCGCTGGTTCACCGGCGCTGACGCACAGCAGACCAGCGACACGACGTTCGTGGACTTCGTCAATATTCTTCAGCACCGCATGATCGCCCTGTACTATAGGGCCTGGGCGGATGCGCATCCGGCGGTACAGGTCGAACGTGCGGTCGGCGGCCGCGTAAGGGCCATGCTTGAAGCCATGGCGGGAATCGGACTTCCTGGCACCCACAATCCCGATCTCGACGCTGTGAAGCTTCGCCAGGCCGCATCGCTCGCCAGCCAGGTCGACGGTCCGGAGCGGCTGACGCTATTCCTGGCGGAAGCGTTCAAAGTGCCGGTCCAGATCAAAGAGTTCGTTGCCACCTGGATGACCATACCGGCGACGCTCCAGACCCGCCTTGCCCAGGCGTTCGCAGTGCTGGGCCGCGGGGCGACGATCGGCCCGCGCGTCTTCAGCCGCCAAAGCAGGATCGAACTGCGCGTCGGCCCGCTGGGGTATGAGGAGTTCAAGGCGTTCCTGCCAGGCGGTCAACGTCTGAAAATGTTCAAACAGGCCGTTCGCGACATGGTGGGGGAATCGCTCGACGTCGATCTGCGGATCGTGCTCGCGCGAGAAGCAGTGCCGCAGCCCCGTATCGGGGCGGTACAGCTCGGCCGAACCACCTGGCTTGCGCGGCCCGCTGAAAGGGGCGATGCTGACGATATGCGGCTGCGGACAATTGTCGGATGGCGGCCGGAAATGACGGGGGTCGCGGCATGA
- the tssM gene encoding type VI secretion system membrane subunit TssM — translation MFILRFLWAVLTSRWLWTLIGIALLSLVIWVFGPIVRVGAYEPFASENVRIVIIALLVIFWLIWLIVAQRRAIRANRMFVAEIAAPAVEKPLSPGEENVAAVGAKFAEVMAELKRRKLGGRKFLREMPWYVIVGPPATGKTTALRQSGLNFPIDLTDDLQGVGGTRNCDWFFSENAVLIDTAGRYVQQESQPDVDAAEWLGFLDLLKKHRGRRALNGVIVALSIDVLSEGDEAIKAHGRKIRRRLAELNDRLEIRLPVYLMLTKADLIKGFEAFFGGLSTASREQVWGTTFALDARVDAKTIEREIATLATELERRLVPRLEDEDKLAARAEIFRFPAQLASLSEPIQVLIEAMFGESRYEEAAWLRGLYLTSATQEGAPIDRLTAALSSSFGLPPRRAMPAPRVEKRSFFLKNLLTEVIFREAGLGTFDPLAQRRRAWIWRGAAAACAAVALLAGAVFTWSYFDNRNAITAQASQFEALQAPLTAAAASPASVEQPAIDGALNAMAEVVNARTAPPSSAQDVLGPSASAELLRAQADTYDHALRNILEPHMVALLEATMWRQIRDPDFMLGALKTYRMMTGLSQMDADFVQNWWVNDLPEFAPAAPFPTSDAEEHQLAAIRRMAVDDSYTAPDQALVAEALKTVCTISLPARAYRQLLADPAVAGLKEWVPANFAGPNGAKVFARRSDKTLRVGISGAFTYSGFHDAILDRVEDVAAQAALDRAVFAGGCSENAETSVSALSEDILKLYYEDYIAQWDSFLRDMRLAPLSDLNVAGENLKDLSSADSALKRLLTAIVQETELTRSDEAPADNKAAAKGGSKLLGKLGKLGKIVKTGAKLLPRAGSADEVDLTGSLVAEHFKPLKGAIAEVDGQPPALDAAVVALTALSNVLQTVTANPDPQDAIKKQGGLAELTGAVARQAQILPDPIDDWLGGIAGDTSGLTQKAVTSELNAIWRADILPFCQAALNDRYPFSPESAVDVNVRDFARLFGPAGMIDAFINDHLISYVDTASQPWKWRADFGLDPAALAAFEQARRIRDDLFPGGTGPVMSFTLEPKDLSPNVTRVTLNLDGQNLVYYNNATRPQPMTWPGKDGTGVISLAFQPIDGSPEVMLNETGSWAWLRMLRSGRFTGTSLSDVYSLRLGTEGMYADFQLKAASVENPYNLEMFKKFSCPPQI, via the coding sequence ATGTTCATCCTGCGCTTCCTCTGGGCGGTTCTGACATCGCGCTGGCTCTGGACGCTGATCGGCATCGCGCTGCTCTCGCTGGTTATCTGGGTGTTCGGCCCGATCGTCAGGGTCGGTGCTTACGAACCCTTCGCCTCGGAAAATGTGCGCATCGTCATCATTGCGCTGCTGGTCATCTTCTGGCTGATCTGGCTGATCGTCGCCCAGCGCCGGGCGATCCGAGCCAATCGCATGTTCGTCGCCGAAATCGCAGCGCCGGCGGTTGAGAAACCGCTGAGCCCCGGCGAAGAGAACGTCGCCGCCGTTGGTGCCAAGTTCGCCGAGGTGATGGCCGAATTGAAGCGCCGCAAACTGGGCGGACGCAAGTTCCTGCGCGAGATGCCCTGGTACGTGATCGTTGGGCCGCCGGCCACAGGCAAGACCACGGCTTTGCGCCAGTCCGGCCTGAACTTTCCGATCGATCTCACCGACGACCTGCAGGGAGTTGGCGGCACGCGCAACTGCGACTGGTTCTTTTCTGAGAACGCGGTTCTGATCGACACGGCGGGCCGCTATGTGCAGCAGGAGAGCCAGCCCGACGTCGATGCGGCGGAATGGCTGGGCTTCCTCGACCTTTTGAAAAAGCACCGCGGCCGCCGGGCGCTGAACGGCGTGATCGTCGCGTTGTCGATCGACGTACTTTCCGAGGGCGACGAAGCCATCAAAGCTCATGGCCGCAAGATCCGTCGTCGGCTGGCAGAGCTCAACGACCGGCTTGAAATCCGCCTTCCGGTCTATCTGATGCTGACCAAGGCCGATCTGATCAAGGGTTTCGAGGCTTTCTTCGGTGGCCTGTCGACGGCCTCGCGCGAGCAGGTATGGGGGACGACCTTCGCGCTGGATGCGCGTGTGGACGCAAAGACCATAGAGCGGGAAATCGCCACCCTTGCGACGGAACTCGAGCGGCGGCTGGTGCCGCGCCTGGAGGACGAGGACAAACTCGCCGCCCGCGCCGAGATTTTCAGATTCCCCGCCCAACTCGCAAGCCTGTCCGAGCCAATCCAGGTGCTGATCGAGGCGATGTTCGGCGAAAGCCGGTACGAAGAAGCTGCCTGGCTGCGCGGCCTCTATCTGACGTCGGCGACCCAAGAAGGCGCGCCTATCGACCGGCTGACCGCGGCGCTGTCTTCATCCTTCGGTCTTCCGCCGCGGCGGGCCATGCCGGCGCCGCGCGTCGAAAAACGCAGTTTTTTCCTGAAGAATCTGCTGACCGAGGTCATATTTAGGGAAGCAGGCCTGGGGACGTTCGATCCGCTGGCGCAGCGCCGCCGCGCCTGGATCTGGCGTGGCGCCGCCGCCGCCTGTGCCGCCGTGGCCTTGTTGGCCGGTGCTGTGTTCACCTGGTCCTACTTTGACAACCGCAATGCGATCACAGCGCAGGCGAGCCAATTCGAAGCGCTGCAGGCGCCACTGACCGCGGCAGCCGCAAGTCCGGCATCGGTAGAGCAGCCCGCCATCGATGGCGCGCTCAATGCGATGGCCGAGGTCGTAAATGCCCGAACGGCGCCGCCGAGCAGTGCCCAGGATGTGCTGGGGCCATCGGCCTCGGCGGAGCTGCTGCGGGCGCAGGCCGACACTTACGACCACGCTCTGCGCAACATTCTCGAGCCGCACATGGTGGCTCTGCTCGAGGCGACGATGTGGCGGCAGATCCGCGATCCGGATTTCATGCTGGGGGCGCTGAAGACTTATCGCATGATGACGGGCCTGTCGCAGATGGATGCCGATTTTGTCCAGAACTGGTGGGTCAATGACTTGCCGGAATTCGCACCGGCGGCGCCCTTTCCGACCAGCGACGCGGAAGAGCACCAACTTGCCGCGATCCGTCGCATGGCGGTCGACGACAGCTACACCGCCCCGGATCAGGCGCTGGTTGCTGAGGCGCTGAAAACCGTTTGCACGATATCGTTGCCGGCACGTGCCTACAGGCAGTTACTGGCCGACCCGGCGGTGGCCGGGCTCAAGGAATGGGTCCCCGCGAATTTCGCCGGTCCCAACGGCGCCAAGGTTTTTGCACGGCGTTCCGACAAGACGCTGCGCGTCGGCATTTCGGGCGCGTTCACCTATTCCGGCTTCCACGATGCGATTCTCGACCGGGTCGAGGACGTCGCCGCCCAGGCGGCGCTGGACCGGGCGGTCTTCGCCGGAGGCTGCTCGGAGAATGCCGAAACCTCCGTATCGGCGCTGTCCGAGGATATTCTGAAGCTCTACTACGAGGACTATATCGCGCAATGGGACAGTTTCCTGCGCGATATGAGGCTCGCGCCATTGTCCGACCTCAACGTCGCCGGCGAGAACCTCAAGGATCTTTCGAGCGCCGATTCCGCGCTGAAACGCCTGCTTACGGCGATCGTTCAGGAGACCGAGCTTACCCGATCCGATGAAGCACCAGCCGATAACAAGGCAGCGGCCAAGGGCGGCTCGAAACTGCTCGGCAAGCTGGGGAAGCTGGGAAAAATCGTGAAGACAGGGGCAAAACTGCTGCCACGCGCAGGCTCCGCCGACGAGGTGGACCTTACCGGCAGTCTGGTGGCCGAACACTTCAAGCCGCTCAAGGGCGCAATCGCCGAAGTTGACGGCCAGCCGCCGGCACTCGACGCCGCGGTGGTGGCGCTGACGGCACTTTCGAACGTGCTGCAGACGGTCACGGCCAATCCCGATCCTCAGGACGCCATCAAGAAGCAGGGCGGCCTCGCCGAGCTGACGGGAGCGGTGGCCAGGCAAGCGCAGATCCTGCCCGATCCAATCGACGACTGGCTCGGCGGCATCGCCGGCGACACCAGCGGCCTGACACAGAAGGCGGTCACCTCGGAGCTCAACGCCATCTGGCGCGCCGACATCCTGCCGTTCTGCCAGGCGGCGCTGAACGACCGCTATCCGTTCAGCCCCGAAAGCGCCGTGGACGTCAATGTCCGCGATTTCGCCCGCCTGTTCGGGCCGGCCGGAATGATCGACGCCTTCATCAACGACCACCTGATCAGCTATGTCGACACCGCCAGCCAGCCGTGGAAATGGCGCGCCGACTTCGGCCTGGACCCGGCGGCCCTGGCGGCGTTCGAACAGGCGAGGCGCATCCGCGACGATCTCTTTCCAGGCGGCACCGGCCCGGTGATGAGCTTCACGCTCGAACCGAAGGACCTGTCTCCCAACGTCACACGTGTGACGCTCAATCTCGATGGTCAGAACCTCGTCTACTATAACAACGCGACCCGGCCGCAGCCGATGACCTGGCCCGGCAAGGACGGCACCGGCGTCATCTCGCTCGCCTTCCAGCCGATCGACGGCTCGCCTGAAGTCATGCTGAACGAGACCGGCAGTTGGGCGTGGCTGAGGATGCTGCGCAGCGGCCGTTTCACCGGCACTTCGCTGTCCGATGTCTACAGCCTGCGACTGGGCACGGAAGGCATGTACGCCGATTTCCAGCTCAAGGCGGCAAGCGTCGAGAACCCCTACAATCTGGAGATGTTCAAGAAATTCTCATGTCCACCGCAGATATGA
- the tagH gene encoding type VI secretion system-associated FHA domain protein TagH has protein sequence MSLLLTLEQGPRTQAVRQTRLDEGELVIGRSADAGWQIDDPDMFVSRAHCRITGGRDGYFVTDTSSSGLFIDDSDSPLGAGTSVRLQSGMRLRLGDYIVCVDLQTPVAQAPAASQSIPERSASASRAPVSIGRDDFFSATVEEEPLRPRPADLPNPFEQPVPGAFERANQRSSPAFDDPFSLDPVSTPAPKGAAYPEPRGAPGPADPFSLDPVPSRNGETEAGPGKSSEFDDFGFGPAASPDLRNGAGSTDQRKHIAGRPQPANPWDLPGHAADIPSPPRAGAAPKPAASPAAAQQANTALRTAFLRGMGIEEADFPGRDSVAEMEKFGREYRLMMEGLMQLLRKRAEEKGNARVAQTVVGASEVNPLKFLPTVDDAIVTIIAERSPGFLAGDAAIADAIRDLAQHHVRAWRGVQSALRRMIDRFDPSAIEEELKSSSAIGTLLSGGRSAKLWELYQKRHREIAQSAESSFLGEIGADFRDAYEEE, from the coding sequence ATGAGTCTGCTGCTGACGCTGGAGCAAGGGCCACGCACCCAGGCGGTACGGCAGACCCGGCTGGACGAGGGTGAGCTGGTGATCGGCCGCAGCGCGGACGCAGGCTGGCAGATCGACGATCCCGACATGTTCGTTTCACGCGCCCATTGCAGGATCACCGGCGGGCGGGATGGATATTTCGTCACCGACACATCAAGCAGCGGATTGTTCATAGACGACTCCGACAGCCCGCTCGGCGCTGGCACATCGGTCCGTCTTCAAAGCGGCATGCGGCTGAGACTGGGGGACTACATCGTATGCGTCGATCTGCAGACGCCGGTCGCTCAAGCTCCGGCAGCCAGCCAATCGATCCCGGAACGGTCGGCGTCGGCATCACGAGCGCCGGTAAGCATCGGCCGCGATGACTTCTTTTCAGCCACGGTCGAAGAAGAGCCACTGCGACCGCGTCCCGCCGATCTGCCGAACCCGTTCGAGCAGCCAGTTCCAGGGGCGTTTGAGCGGGCCAACCAGCGCAGTTCGCCCGCCTTCGACGACCCGTTCAGCCTCGACCCGGTATCAACGCCCGCGCCGAAAGGCGCCGCCTACCCCGAACCACGTGGTGCGCCAGGCCCCGCAGACCCCTTCAGCCTCGATCCGGTGCCTTCCCGCAACGGTGAAACCGAGGCTGGTCCAGGAAAGTCATCCGAATTCGATGACTTCGGTTTCGGGCCGGCTGCATCGCCCGATTTGAGAAACGGCGCCGGCTCGACCGATCAGCGCAAACACATCGCCGGAAGACCGCAGCCGGCCAATCCCTGGGATTTGCCTGGCCACGCGGCAGATATCCCCTCCCCGCCGCGTGCGGGCGCTGCTCCCAAACCCGCCGCCTCCCCGGCAGCGGCGCAACAGGCGAACACCGCACTTCGCACCGCGTTCTTGCGTGGCATGGGCATTGAGGAGGCCGATTTTCCCGGACGCGACAGCGTCGCGGAGATGGAGAAGTTCGGTCGCGAGTATCGGCTCATGATGGAAGGCCTGATGCAGCTGCTGCGCAAGCGAGCCGAGGAAAAGGGAAACGCTCGCGTCGCGCAGACGGTGGTTGGGGCCTCTGAAGTCAATCCGCTCAAGTTTCTGCCAACGGTCGACGACGCCATCGTGACCATTATCGCGGAGCGCAGCCCCGGATTTCTGGCCGGCGACGCGGCAATCGCGGACGCGATCCGCGATCTCGCGCAACATCACGTGCGCGCCTGGCGAGGCGTGCAGTCCGCCTTGCGGCGGATGATTGACCGTTTTGACCCGTCAGCGATCGAGGAAGAGCTGAAATCGAGCTCTGCGATCGGCACCCTGCTTTCGGGCGGGCGCAGCGCCAAGCTGTGGGAGCTATACCAGAAACGCCATCGTGAAATCGCCCAGAGCGCGGAATCGAGCTTCCTTGGCGAAATCGGCGCTGATTTTCGGGACGCATATGAGGAGGAGTGA
- the icmH gene encoding type IVB secretion system protein IcmH/DotU: MSRDDPFGLSEDRERTRIRLTGAPMPRPMTPLLSGAPVKRSRTHPNTLVNAFAPLLEFAPELESALPPENPEALRTRLLDELVRARDAAMSAGSSLERADQAAWVVAALLDDLALNTPWGGASAWPRQPLVVMLRGDVDAGTQFFTRLDELERHPNRDRELLELQYHCLALGFRGKYRVPGRSGDRSLNAVRVAAARFLRDADADGAPLSPNWKGVIASDEPQRFIVPIWVMALGAAVIATAIHLGLSMGLSSQAVELSALVRALPPPTRGDISRTSPQVDAPPPEAVDFALLPEFQAGAPANLRAALSGTESVSLAKLIIQASNPELFQSSRPKLTEGFEPLIGSIAKVILANQELIGNITVVGHTDSVPLQRSNPLSTNQRLSEARAATIADMLVQNGVPQDRIHFEGRAATDPVADDSTRAGRALNRRVEVLVEKRL; this comes from the coding sequence ATGAGCCGGGATGATCCTTTCGGACTGTCGGAGGATCGTGAACGTACCCGCATCCGGCTGACCGGCGCGCCGATGCCGCGACCGATGACGCCACTCTTGTCGGGCGCACCGGTGAAACGGTCGCGTACGCATCCCAACACACTTGTCAACGCATTCGCGCCCCTGCTCGAGTTCGCACCCGAGCTGGAAAGCGCGCTGCCACCGGAAAACCCGGAAGCTCTGCGCACCCGGTTGCTCGATGAGCTGGTTCGGGCACGCGACGCGGCAATGTCGGCGGGATCCTCGCTGGAGCGCGCCGACCAAGCAGCCTGGGTGGTGGCGGCGTTGCTCGACGACCTGGCCTTGAACACGCCATGGGGCGGCGCCAGCGCATGGCCGCGCCAGCCGCTTGTGGTCATGCTTCGAGGCGATGTCGATGCCGGCACGCAGTTCTTCACGCGTCTCGACGAACTGGAGCGCCACCCGAATCGGGATCGCGAACTGCTCGAGCTGCAGTATCACTGCCTGGCGCTCGGCTTTCGCGGCAAATATCGTGTGCCCGGCCGGTCGGGCGACCGCTCGCTCAATGCCGTTCGCGTTGCTGCGGCGCGCTTCTTGCGCGATGCCGATGCCGACGGCGCGCCGCTGTCGCCGAACTGGAAAGGCGTGATCGCATCCGACGAGCCGCAGCGCTTCATCGTTCCGATCTGGGTGATGGCGCTCGGTGCGGCGGTTATCGCCACTGCCATCCATCTCGGGCTTTCGATGGGACTGAGCAGTCAGGCGGTCGAGCTTTCCGCGCTCGTTCGTGCCTTGCCGCCGCCCACGCGCGGCGATATCAGCCGCACGTCGCCACAGGTCGACGCGCCGCCCCCAGAGGCGGTGGATTTCGCGCTGTTGCCGGAATTTCAGGCCGGAGCGCCGGCGAATCTCAGAGCCGCGCTCAGCGGCACCGAGAGCGTTTCGCTGGCCAAGCTGATCATTCAGGCCTCCAACCCCGAACTGTTCCAGTCGTCGCGGCCGAAACTGACGGAAGGCTTCGAACCGCTGATCGGTTCAATCGCGAAAGTGATCCTGGCCAATCAGGAGCTGATCGGAAACATCACGGTGGTCGGCCATACGGACAGTGTTCCTTTGCAAAGGTCCAATCCACTTTCCACCAACCAGCGGCTGTCGGAAGCGCGCGCAGCGACGATTGCCGACATGCTGGTTCAGAACGGTGTGCCGCAGGACCGCATTCATTTCGAAGGACGTGCAGCTACCGATCCAGTGGCCGACGACAGCACGCGCGCGGGGCGGGCCTTGAACCGTCGCGTCGAGGTGCTGGTCGAAAAGAGGCTGTGA
- the tssK gene encoding type VI secretion system baseplate subunit TssK produces the protein MSEANRVLWSEGLFLRTQHFQQQDRFFEATVRGALQAGQLHTFGFQQLTLDQAMLDAGQVSILSARGIFPDGTPFSIPDMMDAPRPLPVTADTGAGPVLVALPLEPAGGVGFDPAHAASTGARYHGRIVSVRDAVQGGSDPEEIEIARPQALLLAPGKSVGGYTALPIADIKGVRADGGVSLDETFLPPTLVTGAVAWYRQLLLEVVTGLDQIAEAHGKMVMGGPGRSVEDLLMLNLANAARPRLAHMLAQDVFHPAELYLELAGLAGSMATYGSSARRLSELPAYDHMAPGPAYSALADALRSLILSLRYIEPKSRALPVMRHSTNVWKIRIDNPKLLVASRIVIRVGSELSEDALRKIFVNQATVGSADQFEGLWKSRLPGIPLKPLHSQPREIPYDGDRLCLELDQKSEHWASLLDAPGFVIGVSGVLPSEPQVDCYSVNR, from the coding sequence ATGAGCGAAGCAAACAGGGTGCTGTGGTCCGAAGGCCTGTTTCTCCGGACCCAGCATTTTCAGCAGCAGGATCGTTTTTTCGAGGCGACCGTGCGCGGCGCGTTGCAGGCCGGGCAACTGCATACGTTCGGCTTTCAGCAACTGACGCTGGACCAGGCAATGCTCGATGCCGGCCAGGTCTCCATCCTGTCCGCACGGGGCATCTTTCCGGATGGAACCCCCTTCTCCATCCCAGACATGATGGACGCGCCACGACCGCTGCCTGTCACCGCCGATACGGGCGCCGGACCGGTGCTGGTCGCACTGCCGCTCGAGCCTGCTGGCGGTGTCGGCTTCGACCCAGCGCATGCCGCATCCACCGGCGCACGCTATCATGGGCGGATCGTTTCGGTCCGCGACGCCGTCCAGGGCGGTTCAGATCCTGAAGAAATCGAAATCGCCCGTCCGCAGGCGCTGCTGCTTGCACCCGGAAAATCGGTTGGCGGCTACACCGCCCTGCCAATAGCCGACATCAAAGGGGTCCGAGCCGATGGCGGCGTCTCCCTGGATGAGACGTTCCTGCCGCCGACCCTGGTTACCGGAGCGGTAGCCTGGTACCGGCAGTTGCTTTTGGAGGTTGTTACCGGCCTCGACCAGATCGCCGAGGCGCATGGCAAAATGGTCATGGGCGGGCCAGGACGCAGCGTCGAAGACCTGTTGATGCTCAATCTCGCCAATGCGGCGCGTCCGCGACTGGCCCACATGCTGGCACAAGACGTTTTCCATCCGGCCGAGCTTTACCTGGAGCTTGCCGGCCTTGCGGGTTCAATGGCGACCTATGGCTCGAGCGCGCGACGGCTGAGCGAGTTGCCCGCCTACGACCACATGGCGCCCGGCCCCGCATATTCGGCGCTGGCGGACGCGTTGCGCTCACTCATCCTGAGCCTGCGTTATATCGAGCCCAAATCACGCGCGCTGCCCGTCATGCGGCATTCGACCAATGTCTGGAAAATCCGCATCGACAACCCGAAGCTGCTGGTGGCCAGCCGGATCGTCATCCGGGTCGGCTCCGAGCTGTCGGAAGACGCCTTGCGCAAGATTTTCGTCAACCAGGCGACTGTCGGTTCGGCCGATCAGTTCGAGGGCCTGTGGAAATCCCGTCTACCCGGCATTCCGCTGAAACCGCTTCATTCCCAGCCCCGCGAAATCCCCTACGATGGCGATCGGCTATGCCTTGAGCTGGATCAGAAGAGCGAGCACTGGGCCTCGCTGCTTGATGCCCCAGGCTTCGTCATTGGCGTGTCGGGCGTACTGCCGAGCGAGCCGCAGGTGGACTGCTATTCGGTAAACAGGTGA
- the tssJ gene encoding type VI secretion system lipoprotein TssJ: MIDRREFIVALGATGLLAACQSGPPKPSAITVNLTGAAGMNPGPGGGDRPVTVLVMRLRSTGKFNSADYFALQGDAGSALAGDLIGSDQISVGPGKTASKTITVEPDAAALGFVALIREPGGRNWRTTKSVSPGSKFTVNATLGSGGISA, from the coding sequence ATGATCGATCGGCGCGAATTTATCGTTGCCCTGGGCGCAACGGGGCTGCTTGCGGCTTGCCAAAGCGGTCCGCCAAAACCATCGGCGATCACGGTCAACCTGACCGGCGCTGCCGGTATGAACCCGGGGCCAGGTGGCGGCGACCGGCCCGTGACGGTCCTTGTGATGCGGCTGCGCAGCACCGGTAAATTCAATTCGGCCGATTATTTCGCGCTGCAGGGGGACGCCGGCTCCGCACTCGCAGGCGATCTCATTGGATCCGACCAGATATCCGTCGGGCCGGGAAAGACCGCATCCAAAACCATCACGGTCGAGCCGGACGCGGCTGCGCTGGGCTTCGTCGCCCTCATCCGCGAGCCTGGCGGCCGGAACTGGCGGACAACCAAGTCGGTGTCGCCGGGATCGAAGTTTACCGTCAACGCCACGCTTGGCAGTGGCGGCATTTCCGCCTAG